In Canis lupus familiaris isolate Mischka breed German Shepherd chromosome 5, alternate assembly UU_Cfam_GSD_1.0, whole genome shotgun sequence, a genomic segment contains:
- the RAI1 gene encoding retinoic acid-induced protein 1 isoform X2, giving the protein MQSFRERCGFHGKQQNYQQTSQETSRLENYRQPSQAGLSCDRQRLLAKDYYNPQPYPGFEGGAGTPAGPARGSKGLPSQQSLQGRPAFSGYSVQDSSPYPGRYSGEESLQAWGAPQPPPPQPQPLPGGVGKYDDNLMKKAAVPPGRQYPEQGTQLPFRTHSLHVQQQLPQPQQPLAYPKLQRQKLQNDMASPLPFPQGGHFPQHSQSFPASSTYSSSGQGGQGSGQGAHSYKSCTAPSTQPHDRPLAPNASLAPGQRVQNLHAYQSGRLSYDQQKQQQQQQQQQALQSRHHAQETLHYQNLAKYQHYGQQGPGYCQPDAAVRTPEQYYQTFSPSSSHSPARSVGRSPSYSSTPSPLMPNLENFPYNQQPLSTGAFPAGITDHSHFMPLLNPSPTDAASSVDTQAGNCKPLQKDKLPENLLSDLSLQSLTALTSQVENISNTVQQLLLSKAAAPQKKSVKNLVSRTPEQHKSQHCSPEGSGYSAEPAGTPLSEPLSSTPQSTHAEPPETDYLSGSEDPLERSFLYCNQARSSPARVNSNSKAKPESVSTCSVTSPDDMSTKSDDSFQSLHSTLPLDSFSKFVAGERDCPRLLLSALAQEDLASEILGLQEAIGEKADKAWAEAPSLAKDASKPPFSLENHSACLDSVAKNAWPRPGEPEALPESLQLDKGGSAKDFSPGLFEDPSVGFAAPDPKKTTGALSFGTKSTLGAATADPAAAAFDCFPDTTTASSADSANPFAWPEENLGDACPRWGLHPSELTKGLEQGGKATDGVGKESAHEASACPGFQEEEPPGEKATVPRDSEQEEAGGVKEEVGGLLQCPEVAKADRWLDDSRHCCSATDFGDLPLLPPTGQKEDLEAEEEYSSLCELLGSPEQRPGLQDPLSPKAPLMCTKEEAEEVLDSKTGWGPPCHLSGDSVILLGPTVGAESKVQSWFESSLSHMKPGEEGPDSVLAPGDSATLAPDASLAQKPNKPAVPEAPIAKKEPVPRGKSLRSRRVHRGLPEAEDSPCRAPVLPKDLLLPESCTGPPQGQMEGAGAPGRGASEGLPRMCTRSFTALSEPRTPGPPGLTTTPAPPDKLGGKQRAAFKSGKRVGKPSPKAASSPSNPAALPVASDSSPMGSKTKETDSPGTPGKDQRSMILRSRTKTQEVFHSKRRRPSESRLPNCRATKKLLANNHLPATFKVSGSPQKEGRAGQRARVPKPGTGSKLSDRPLHALKRKSSFLAPVPTKKRNLVLRSGSGGDVKEEGAEDPSSLFKRMSSPKKTKPPKGNSEPAVKPPPPEAPDACLKLASRAAFQGAMKTKVLPPRKGRGLKLEAIVQKITSPSLKKFACKAPGAPPGNPVSPALPEKDRGLKSAGGSPVGAGEGLLNVGAGQKLPAAPGADPLCRNPTNRSLKGKLLNSKKLSSTDCFKTEAFTSPEALLPGGTALAPKKRSRKGRAGALGLPKGPLEKRPHLGPALLLTPRDRANGAQGGGEDSSGGGGKKPKTEELGLASQSPEGRPCQPQTRAQKQPGHANYSSYSKRKRLTRGRAKNTTSSPCKGRAKRRRQQQVLPLDPAEPEIRLKYISSCKRLRADSRTPAFSPFVRVEKRDAFTTICTVVNSPGEEPKPHRKPSSSASSSSSSCSFSLDATGASLATLPGGSVLQPRPSLPLSSTMHLGPVVSKALSTSCLVCCLCQNPANFKDLGDLCGPYYPEHCLPKKKPKLKEKVRPEGTCEEASPPLERTLKDLECVAATGATAAGKPPRPEGPADPAKQGSLRTSARGLSRRLQSCYCCDARGDGGEEAAPADKSRKHECSKEPPAEPGGDTQEHWVHEACAVWTGGVYLVAGKLFGLQEAMKVAVDMTCSSCQEAGATIGCCHKGCTHTYHYPCASDAGCIFMEENFSLKCPKHKRLPL; this is encoded by the exons ATGCAGTCTTTTCGAGAAAGGTGTGGTTTCCATGGCAAACAACAGAACTACCAGCAGACCTCACAGGAGACATCTCGCCTGGAGAATTACAGACAGCCGAGCCAGGCCGGGCTGAGCTGCGATCGGCAGCGGCTGCTGGCCAAGGACTATTATAACCCGCAGCCGTACCCCGGCTTCGAGGGCGGCGCCGGCACACCCGCCGGCCCCGCGCGGGGCAGCAAGGGCCTGCCGTCCCAGCAGTCCCTGCAGGGCAGGCCGGCCTTCTCTGGCTACAGCGTGCAGGACAGCAGCCCGTACCCTGGCCGCTACTCGGGCGAGGAGAGCCTGCAGGCCTGGGGGGCCCCCCAGCCGCCGCCCCCCCAGCCACAGCCCCTGCCAGGGGGCGTGGGCAAATATGATGACAACTTGATGAAAAAGGCCGCAGTGCCCCCTGGCAGGCAGTACCCAGAGCAGGGCACCCAGCTGCCCTTTCGGACTCACTCCCTGCATGTCCAGCAGCAGCTGccgcagccccagcagcccctggcGTACCCCAAACTCCAGAGGCAAAAACTGCAGAACGACATGGCCtcgcctctgcccttcccccagggtGGCCACTTCCCCCAGCACTCACAGTCTTTCCCTGCTTCCTCCACCTACTCATCCAGTGGCCAGGGGGGCCAGGGCAGCGGGCAGGGCGCCCACTCCTACAAGAGCTGCACCGCACCGTCCACTCAGCCCCACGACAGGCCACTGGCCCCCAACGCCAGCCTGGCCCCTGGGCAGCGGGTCCAGAACCTTCACGCCTACCAGTCTGGCCGCCTGAGCTACGATCAGCagaagcaacagcagcagcagcagcagcagcaggccctCCAGAGCCGGCACCATGCCCAGGAAACCCTCCATTACCAAAACCTCGCCAAGTACCAACACTACGGGCAGCAGGGCCCGGGTTACTGTCAGCCGGACGCGGCCGTCAGGACTCCAGAGCAGTACTACCAGACCttcagccccagctccagccactCACCCGCACGCTCTGTGGGCCGCTCGCCCTCCTACAGCTCCACCCCGTCACCGCTGATGCCCAACCTGGAGAACTTTCCCTACAACCAGCAGCCGCTCAGCACTGGGGCCTTCCCCGCGGGCATCACGGACCACAGCCACTTCATGCCCCTGCTCAACCCGTCCCCGACCGACGCTGCTAGCTCGGTGGACACCCAGGCTGGCAACTGCAAGCCGCTGCAGAAGGACAAGCTCCCCGAGAACCTGCTCTCGGACCTCAGCCTGCAGAGCCTCACAGCTCTGACATCCCAGGTGGAGAACATATCCAACACCGTCCAGCAGCTGCTGCTCTCCAAGGCCGCGGCGCCACAGAAAAAGAGCGTCAAGAACCTGGTGTCCAGGACCCCGGAACAGCACAAAAGCCAGCACTGCAGCCCTGAGGGCAGCGGCTACTCGGCCGAGCCAGCCGGCACGCCACTGTCCGAACCGCTGAGCAGCACGCCGCAGTCCACCCATGCCGAGCCGCCCGAGACCGACTACCTGAGCGGCTCTGAGGACCCGCTGGAGCGCAGCTTCCTCTACTGCAACCAGGCCCGTAGCAGCCCCGCCAGGGTCAACAGTAACTCCAAGGCCAAGCCCGAGTCAGTGTCCACCTGCTCCGTGACCTCACCTGACGACATGTCCACCAAATCCGATGACTCCTTCCAGAGCCTGCACAGCACCCTGCCGCTCGACAGCTTTTCCAAGTTTGTGGCAGGTGAGCGGGACTGCCCGCGGCTGCTGCTCAGCGCCCTGGCCCAGGAGGACCTGGCCTCTGAGATCCTCGGGCTGCAGGAGGCCATTGGCGAGAAGGCTGATAAGGCCTGGGCCGAGGCGCCCAGCCTGGCCAAGGACGCCAGCAAGCCTCCCTTCTCGCTGGAGAACCACAGCGCCTGCCTGGACTCAGTGGCCAAGAATGCGTGGCCGCGGCCAGGGGAGCCAGAGGCCCTGCCTGAGTCCTTGCAGCTAGACAAGGGTGGCAGCGCCAaggacttcagcccagggctgttTGAAGACCCTTCTGTGGGCTTCGCCGCCCCTGACCCCAAGAAGACAACTGGGGCCCTCTCTTTCGGCACCAAGTCCACCCTCGGGGCAGCCACGGCAGACCCCGCCGCAGCCGCTTTTGACTGCTTCCCGGACACGACCACCGCCAGCTCGGCGGACAGCGCCAACCCCTTTGCCTGGCCCGAGGAGAACCTGGGGGACGCGTGTCCCCGGTGGGGCCTGCACCCCAGTGAGCTCACCAAGGGCCTAGAGCAGGGTGGGAAGGCCACGGATGGCGTGGGCAAGGAGAGTGCCCATGAGGCTTCGGCCTGcccaggcttccaggaggaggagcCCCCGGGGGAGAAGGCCACTGTACCTCGGGACTCGGAGCAGGAGGAGGCGGGCGGGGTgaaggaggaggtgggtgggctGCTGCAGTGCCCTGAGGTGGCCAAGGCTGACCGGTGGCTGGACGACAGCCGCCACTGCTGCTCTGCCACCGATTTTGGGGACCTGCCCCTACTGCCTCCCACCGGTCAGAAAGAGGACCTGGAGGCGGAGGAGGAGTACTCCTCCCTGTGTGAGCTCCTGGGCAGCCCTGAGCAGAGGCCTGGCCTGCAGGACCCGCTGTCGCCCAAGGCCCCACTGATGTGCAccaaggaggaagcagaggaggtgCTGGACAGCAAGACCGGCTGGGGCCCCCCGTGCCACCTCTCTGGGGACTCTGTCATCTTGCTGGGCCCGACTGTGGGTGCCGAGTCAAAGGTCCAGAGCTGGTTTGAGTCCTCCCTGTCCCACATGAAGCCGGGCGAAGAAGGCCCTGACAGTGTGCTAGCTCCGGGGGACTCAGCCACCCTGGCCCCGGATGCCTCCCTGGCCCAGAAGCCGAACAAGCCCGCTGTGCCCGAGGCACCCATTGCTAAGAAAGAGCCTGTGCCACGCGGCAAAAGCTTACGGAGCCGGCGGGTACATCGGGGTCTGCCCGAGGCCGAGGActccccatgcagggctccagtGCTGCCCAAAGACCTCTTGCTCCCTGAATCCTGCACAGGGCCCCCGCAGGGGCAGATGGAGGGAGCAGGAGCCCCAGGACGGGGGGCCTCAGAAGGGCTCCCCAGGATGTGCACGCGCTCCTTCACCGCCCTGAGCGAGCCCCGCACACCCGGGCCCCCAGGCCTGACCACCACACCCGCCCCCCCGGACAAACTGGGAGGCAAGCAGCGAGCCGCCTTCAAGTCTGGCAAGCGGGTGGGCAAGCCGTCACCCAAGGCGGCGTCCAGCCCCAGTAACCCGGCCGCCCTGCCGGTGGCCTCGGATAGCAGCCCCATGGGCTCCAAGACCAAGGAGACAGACTCTCCCGGCACCCCGGGCAAGGACCAGCGCTCTATGATCCTGCGGTCCCGCACCAAAACCCAGGAGGTGTTCCACTCCAAGAGGCGGCGGCCCTCAGAGAGCCGGCTCCCCAACTGCCGAGCCACCAAGAAGCTCCTGGCCAACAACCACCTGCCGGCCACGTTCAAGGTCTCGGGCAGCCCCCAGAAGGAGGGCAGGGCCGGCCAGCGGGCAAGGGTCCCCAAGCCAGGCACGGGCAGCAAGCTCTCCGATCGGCCCCTCCATGCGCTCAAAAGGAAGTCGTCCTTCCTGGCGCCTGTCCCCACCAAGAAGCGGAACCTGGTCTTACGGAGCGGCAGTGGGGGGGACGTGAAGGAGGAGGGGGCCGAGGACCCCTCCAGCCTCTTCAAGAGGATGTCTTCTCCCAAGAAGACTAAGCCCCCCAAGGGTAACAGTGAGCCCGCCGtgaagcccccacccccagaggcccCCGACGCCTGCCTGAAGCTGGCCTCAAGGGCGGCCTTCCAGGGGGCGATGAAGACCAAGGTGCTTCCGCCCCGGAAGGGCCGCGGCCTGAAGCTGGAGGCCATCGTGCAGAAGATCACCTCGCCCAGCCTGAAGAAGTTTGCGTGCAAAGCGCCGGGGGCCCCTCCCGGTAACCCTGTGAGCCCAGCTCTCCCTGAGAAGGACCGTGGGCTCAAGAGTGCCGGGGGCAGCCCAGTTGGGGCAGGAGAAGGTCTCTTAAATGTGGGCGCTGGGCAGAAgctcccagcagcccctggggccGACCCGTTATGCAGAAATCCAACCAACAGATCCTTAAAAGGCAAACTCCTAAACAGTAAGAAACTGTCCTCGACTGACTGTTTCAAAACTGAGGCCTTCACGTCCCCGGAGGCCCTGTTGCCCGGGGGGACTGCCCTGGCGCCTAAGAAGAGAAGCCGGAAAGGCAGGGCTGGAGCCCTTGGACTCCCCAAAGGTCCCCTGGAGAAGCGGCCCCATCTAGGCCCGGCTCTGCTCCTGACCCCCCGAGACAGGGCCAATGGCGctcaggggggtggggaggacagctCTGGTGGAGGAGGCAAGAAGCCAAAGACGGAGGAGCTGGGCCTGGCCTCCCAGTCCCCTGAGGGCCGGCCCTGTCAGCCCCAGACAAGGGCACAGAAGCAGCCAGGCCATGCCAACTACAGCAGCTATTCCAAGCGAAAGCGACTCACCCGGGGCCGGGCTAAGAACACCACCTCCTCACCCTGTAAGGGCCGTGCCaagcggcggcggcagcagcaggtGCTGCCCCTGGATCCCGCAGAGCCTGAAATCCGCCTCAAGTACATTTCCTCCTGCAAGCGGCTTCGAGCGGACAGCCGCACCCCAGCCTTCTCACCCTTTGTGCGGGTGGAGAAGCGAGACGCATTCACCACCATATGCACTGTTGTCAATTCCCCAGGGGAGGAGCCCAAGCCCCACAGGAAGCcttcctcctccgcctcctcttcctcatcctcatGCTCGTTCTCCTTGGATGCAACCGGGGCCTCCTTGGCCACGCTCCCTGGAGGCTCCGTCCTGCAGCCAcggccctccctgcccctctcttccACCATGCATCTGGGGCCCGTGGTCTCCAAGGCCTTGAGTACCTCTTGCCTTGTTTGCTGCCTCTGCCAAAACCCGGCCAACTTCAAGGACCTCGGGGACCTCTGTGGGCCCTACTACCCCGAACACTGCCTCCCCAAAAAGAAGCCAAAACTCAAGGAGAAGGTGCGGCCAGAGGGCACCTGCGAGGAGGCCTCGCCGCCCCTCGAGAGAACACTCAAAGACCTCGAGTGTGTGGCCGCCACCGGCGCCACTGCCGCTGGCAAACCCCCGAGGCCCGAGGGCCCGGCCGACCCCGCCAAGCAGGGCTCGCTGCGCACCAGCGCCCGGGGCCTGTCGCGGCGGCTGCAGAGCTGCTACTGCTGTGACGCTCGGGGGGACGGTGGCGAGGAGGCAGCCCCGGCCGACAAGAGCCGCAAGCACGAATGCAGCAAGGAGCCACCGGCTGAGCCCGGCGGGGACACCCAGGAGCACTGGGTGCACGAGGCCTGCGCCGTGTGGACGGGCGGGGTCTACCTGGTAGCTGGGAAGCTCTTTGGGCTGCAGGAGGCCATGAAGGTGGCCGTGGACATG accTGTTCCAGCTGCCAAGAAGCCGGGGCCACCATCGGGTGCTGCCACAAAGGATGCACCCACACCTACCATTACCCGTGTGCCAGCGATGCGG GTTGCATATTCATGGAAGAGAACTTTTCTTTGAAGTGTCCCAAACATAAG AGGCTGCCGTTGTAA